One Sphingomonas limnosediminicola DNA segment encodes these proteins:
- a CDS encoding DUF3617 domain-containing protein codes for MKQIVLLPAVLALLTACDKGVEMKNASVENVAKAVKDKGLEEKFVDPGKWEQVVTLLSIDAPGMGGQERAAMQQAIGQKQVHTVCLTPEKAKSPRADFVTGKDENCNYDHFKWGGGKIDMVLSCQHPNAKQKMALSGDYEPQRYSMAMTMTNEGGSKTEQFAMKMKVEAKRVGDCDAKAASN; via the coding sequence ATGAAACAGATCGTTTTGTTGCCGGCCGTGCTGGCCTTGCTCACCGCCTGCGACAAAGGCGTCGAGATGAAGAACGCTTCGGTCGAGAACGTCGCCAAGGCGGTCAAGGACAAGGGGCTCGAGGAGAAGTTCGTCGACCCCGGCAAATGGGAGCAGGTCGTGACGCTCCTTTCCATCGATGCGCCCGGCATGGGAGGGCAGGAACGCGCCGCAATGCAGCAGGCGATCGGGCAGAAGCAGGTCCACACCGTCTGCCTGACGCCCGAGAAGGCCAAGAGCCCGCGCGCCGACTTCGTCACCGGCAAGGATGAGAATTGCAATTACGACCATTTCAAATGGGGCGGCGGGAAGATCGACATGGTCTTGAGCTGCCAGCATCCCAATGCGAAGCAGAAAATGGCGCTATCCGGCGATTATGAGCCGCAGCGCTATTCAATGGCGATGACCATGACCAACGAAGGCGGCAGCAAGACCGAACAGTTCGCGATGAAGATGAAAGTCGAGGCCAAGCGCGTCGGCGACTGCGACGCCAAGGCCGCTTCGAATTAG
- the uvrB gene encoding excinuclease ABC subunit UvrB — MAIQIRTTLEEPDTAAAFVPHKPARPEKAEGGKRFEIVSEYEPAGDQPTAIRELVEGIGENGDVSQVLLGVTGSGKTFTMAKVIETLQRPALIIAPNKILAAQLYGEFKSFFPNNAVEYFVSYYDYYQPEAYVPRTDTYIEKESSVNEAIDRMRHSATRSLLERDDVIIVASVSCLYGIGSVETYSAMTFTLKKGSSEDQREVIRKLVALQYKRNDQAFARGNFRVRGDNLEIFPSHYEDTAWRVSFFGDEIEDITEFDPLTGKSVASLDSIKVYANSHYVTPGPTLKQAMEAIRHELTERLKELQAEGRLLEAQRLEQRTNFDLEMIAATGSCAGIENYSRFLTGRLPGEPPPTLFEYLPDNALLFIDESHQTVPQIGAMARGDHRRKITLAEYGFRLPSCIDNRPLRFNEWDAMRPQSVFVSATPGTWEMNETGGVFSEQVIRPTGLIDPPVEIKPVEDQVDDLVNEAKKTAANGYRTLVTTLTKRMAEDLTEYLHEAGLRVRYMHSDVETLERIELIRELRLGVYDVLVGINLLREGLDIPECGLVAILDADKEGFLRSETSLIQTIGRAARNVEGRVILYADTKTGSIERALAETDRRREKQLAYNAEHGITPETIKRQIHDVMAHLATRDGVVVDTGDDERPHLVGHNLKAYIGDLEERMRKAAADLEFEEAARLRDEIRRLEEDDLGIPHDDRVAPRPLGNSTEGRPGTRKGRFGKQQRTRFDGRRG; from the coding sequence ATGGCAATTCAAATCAGGACCACGCTCGAGGAACCGGATACGGCCGCAGCTTTCGTGCCGCACAAGCCCGCGCGGCCGGAGAAAGCGGAAGGCGGCAAGCGCTTCGAGATCGTCTCGGAGTATGAGCCCGCAGGCGACCAGCCGACGGCGATCCGCGAGCTCGTCGAAGGCATCGGCGAAAATGGGGACGTCAGTCAGGTGCTCTTGGGCGTCACCGGTTCGGGCAAGACGTTCACGATGGCGAAGGTCATCGAGACGCTGCAGCGGCCGGCGCTGATCATTGCGCCAAACAAGATCCTCGCCGCGCAGCTCTACGGGGAGTTCAAGAGCTTCTTCCCGAACAACGCGGTCGAATATTTCGTCAGCTACTACGACTACTATCAGCCGGAAGCCTACGTCCCGCGCACCGACACCTACATCGAGAAGGAGTCGAGCGTGAACGAGGCGATCGACCGCATGCGCCACTCGGCGACGCGGTCGCTGCTGGAGCGCGATGACGTGATCATCGTCGCGTCCGTGTCCTGCCTCTACGGCATCGGCTCGGTCGAGACCTATTCGGCGATGACCTTCACCCTCAAGAAGGGCTCGTCGGAGGACCAGCGCGAGGTCATCCGCAAGCTCGTTGCGCTTCAGTACAAGCGCAACGACCAGGCTTTCGCGCGCGGCAACTTCCGCGTCCGCGGCGACAATTTGGAGATTTTCCCGTCGCACTATGAAGACACCGCCTGGCGTGTGTCATTCTTCGGTGACGAGATCGAGGATATCACCGAATTCGACCCGCTGACCGGCAAGTCGGTCGCAAGCCTCGACAGCATCAAGGTCTATGCGAACTCGCACTATGTGACGCCTGGCCCGACGCTGAAGCAGGCGATGGAAGCGATCCGGCATGAGCTGACGGAGCGGCTCAAGGAGTTGCAGGCCGAGGGCCGTCTGCTGGAGGCGCAGCGGCTGGAACAGCGCACCAACTTCGATCTGGAGATGATCGCCGCGACGGGGTCCTGCGCCGGCATCGAGAATTACTCGCGCTTCCTCACCGGGCGGCTGCCGGGCGAGCCGCCGCCGACCCTGTTCGAATATCTTCCCGACAACGCGCTGCTGTTCATCGACGAGAGCCACCAGACGGTGCCGCAAATCGGTGCGATGGCGCGCGGCGACCATCGCCGGAAGATCACACTGGCCGAGTACGGCTTCCGCCTGCCGAGCTGCATCGACAACCGGCCGCTGCGCTTCAACGAGTGGGACGCAATGCGCCCGCAGTCGGTGTTCGTTTCCGCCACGCCGGGCACATGGGAGATGAACGAGACCGGCGGCGTGTTCTCCGAACAAGTCATCCGTCCCACCGGACTCATCGACCCGCCGGTCGAGATCAAGCCGGTCGAGGACCAGGTCGACGATCTCGTCAACGAAGCGAAGAAGACCGCCGCGAATGGCTATCGCACACTGGTCACCACGCTGACCAAGCGGATGGCCGAGGACCTCACCGAATATCTGCACGAGGCGGGCCTGCGTGTCCGCTACATGCACTCGGACGTCGAGACACTGGAGCGCATCGAACTGATCCGCGAGCTCCGGTTGGGTGTCTATGACGTGCTGGTCGGCATCAACTTGCTGCGTGAAGGCCTCGACATTCCCGAGTGCGGGCTGGTCGCGATTCTCGATGCGGACAAGGAGGGCTTTCTTCGCTCCGAGACGTCACTGATCCAGACCATTGGTCGCGCCGCCCGCAACGTAGAAGGTCGCGTCATTCTGTACGCCGACACCAAGACCGGCTCGATCGAGCGCGCGCTCGCCGAAACCGATCGCCGGCGCGAGAAGCAGCTCGCCTACAATGCCGAGCACGGCATCACGCCGGAGACGATCAAGCGCCAAATCCACGACGTGATGGCCCATCTGGCCACGCGCGACGGCGTCGTTGTCGATACCGGCGACGATGAGCGGCCGCACCTCGTCGGGCACAACCTCAAGGCCTACATCGGCGATCTCGAGGAGCGGATGCGCAAGGCGGCCGCCGACCTCGAGTTCGAAGAGGCGGCGCGCCTGCGCGACGAAATCCGCCGGCTCGAGGAAGACGACCTCGGCATCCCGCACGACGACCGCGTTGCGCCGCGCCCGCTCGGCAATTCGACCGAGGGCAGGCCGGGCACGCGCAAGGGCCGGTTCGGAAAGCAGCAGCGGACACGTTTCGACGGCCGCCGCGGTTAA
- a CDS encoding diacylglycerol/lipid kinase family protein yields MVRVPVLINRRGGAASADPDIGKKAAEAFKAAGIDVDVELIEGDQCDVRCRAAAERDDALVVVGGGDGTIAAAASALIGTKTKLGILPLGTLNHFARDLGIPTDLAEAAKLIASNKERLVDVAQLNDRIFINNSAIGLYPLMVLDRDLQRKRLGRSKRLAMIVASVRMLARFGHQRLTLTMNEDKELIDTPLLFVGNNDYRIDLGAPGQRESLEDGQLCVMVMRKKTRRGFVAAGIRALLNRAREDDMERIDGVERLRVSSRRVAVPVSLDGEVVSIAPPLDYRIRKRALRVIAG; encoded by the coding sequence ATGGTGCGCGTCCCGGTTCTGATCAATCGTCGTGGGGGCGCAGCTTCCGCTGACCCCGACATCGGCAAGAAAGCCGCGGAAGCCTTCAAGGCAGCGGGGATCGATGTCGACGTCGAGCTGATCGAAGGCGACCAATGCGACGTGCGCTGCCGCGCCGCAGCCGAGCGCGACGATGCGCTGGTAGTGGTCGGCGGCGGCGACGGGACAATCGCCGCGGCGGCTTCGGCGCTGATCGGCACGAAGACGAAACTCGGCATCCTGCCGCTCGGCACTCTCAATCATTTCGCGCGCGACCTCGGCATTCCGACCGACCTGGCCGAGGCAGCCAAGCTCATCGCGTCGAACAAGGAGCGTTTGGTCGACGTGGCCCAACTCAACGACCGCATCTTCATCAACAACAGCGCGATCGGCCTCTACCCTTTGATGGTCCTCGACCGCGACCTTCAACGCAAGCGACTGGGCAGGAGCAAGCGTCTGGCGATGATCGTCGCCTCGGTCCGAATGCTCGCCCGCTTCGGCCATCAACGGCTGACGCTCACCATGAATGAAGATAAGGAGCTGATCGACACGCCTTTGCTGTTCGTCGGCAACAACGACTACCGCATCGATCTCGGGGCGCCGGGCCAGCGCGAGAGCCTGGAGGACGGCCAGCTGTGCGTGATGGTGATGCGCAAGAAGACGCGGCGCGGCTTTGTCGCCGCCGGCATCAGGGCCCTGCTCAACCGTGCGCGCGAGGACGATATGGAGCGGATCGACGGAGTCGAGCGACTGCGCGTTTCGAGCCGTCGCGTCGCTGTCCCTGTCTCGCTTGATGGCGAAGTGGTAAGCATCGCCCCGCCGTTGGACTACCGGATCCGCAAGCGCGCGTTGCGTGTCATTGCGGGCTAG